In Rhodopirellula sp. P2, the DNA window GAGACGGGGGATTCGACTGATCAATGGGAAGAGGAATCTTTCTGGGATGCGGACGAGACCGTTGCGATGGTCGGCACCATGTTGGTGCACCTGATCGTGATCTTGTCGTTGGCGTTGGTGCAGTTGCAAAATCCGGTCGATGACGAAGCCGTGGTGATGATCGCGCCGCCGCCTGATTACGAAGAGACAGTGGACTTGATCGAGGAAATCGTGGTCAGCGATCAACCTCAGGTTGAGATCGGTTCAGACGCTCTGGCTGAGTTTGACATGGCTGAGGCATCGGCAGCGACTTTCGCCGAAATCGCCAACATGGTCAGCCCGGTCGACCTGGAGCCCACCGATTTGGGCGAAATCATGGTCAACAAAATGTTCAGCCAACCAGTGGCGCCCCAAGATCGGTTGGTTGATCAAAAAGGTCGCGTCGGACAAGGGACCGCCGGGGCCTCCGGCGCCGTGGATCAAATCACGTTCGAGGTCATGCAGGCAGCGGAGGAACGCCCGACGCTGATCGTTTGGTTGTTCGACCAAAGTGGTTCGCTGACTCGGCAACGCCAAGACATTCGCGACCGGTTCGATCGGATCTATGAAGAACTCGGCATGCTTCGCGAGCAATTGGATTCCAAGACCGCCGGCGAAGACCCCGCTGATGCATCCGAATCTCGTGTGCTCACTTCCATCATTGGATTTGGCGAGAAGGTTCAGCTGTTCACGGAAGAACCCACTGCCGACTTGGAGTTGATCAAGCAGACCGTTGCCGACATTCCGGTTGATAACTCGGGGACGGAACGGGTCTTCACGGCCATTGAATCCGCCGCAAAACAATACAGTTCGCTCCGCCGCAACGCGGGGACTCGTGGTCCACAGCGCAATGTGATGTTTGTGGTGGTCACCGACGAGCGAGGCGACGACGCTCACTTGTTGGAGTCTTCGATCACGTCCTGCCGAAAATGGGGGATCCCCGTCTACGTGGTTGGTGTGCCTGCTCCGTTTGGTCGCGAACACACGTTGGTCAAGTACGTTGATCCGGACCCCGAGTACGACCAAACACCTCAGTGGGCGCAAGTCGATCAGGGGCCGGAAACCTTTCTGCCGGAACGAGTCCAGTTGAGCTTCACGGGGGACTTCGAGCAGGAACCGGTGATTGACAGTGGCTTTGGACCCTATGGGTTGACGCGTCTGTGTTACGAAACGGGTGGGATCTACTTCACCGTTCACCCCAACCGCAATGTTTCGCGAGAGGTTCGGCGGGGCGAGATCGACGCGTTCACCGCGGATCTGCGTGCGTTCTTTGATCCGACCGCGATGGCTCGTTACCGTCCCGATTACCTGTCACCGCAGGACTATGTCAAAGCGGTCAAGCGAAGCCCGCTCCGCCAGGCATTGATCGCGGCCGCACAAATTAAAAACGTCAACGGGATCCAACGCCCCCAAACCCGGTTTGTGAAACGCGACGAAGCGGGACTGGCCCAAGCGTTGACGACTGCCCAACAGGACGCTGCGAAGTTGGAACCGGTGTTGATCCAGTTGGCCGCCACTTTGGAACAAGGTGTCAATGATCGAGACAAGGAAGAAAGTCTTCGTTGGATGGCCGGGTTTGACTTGGCTTATGGACGGGTCTTGGCACAAAAGGTCCGCACCGAAACTTACAATGCGATTCTCGCCAAGGCGAAACGCGGGATGCCTTTCAAAGATCCCAAGAACAACACTTGGGTGTTGAAGCCCGCCGATGAAATCTCGGTGGGAAGCAAGTGGCAACGCGAGGCCGAGACCGCTCGTGAGTTCTTGGAACGTGTGGTTGCGGAGCACGAAGGCACGCCCTGGGCCATGCTGGCGGAAAAAGAATTGGAAGTTCCGATCGGCTGGATGTGGACGGAAACGTTCACTGATTTGGCCCCGCCGCGTCGCAATGGTGGCAACAACGGGAACAACAATCCACCGCCTCGCGACGATCAGAAACGGATGATCAAGCGAGCTCCCAAGCGGCCCGTCCCCAAGCTCTGAGGAATGGTCGGGAAGGGCCATGGGAGCCGTTCGGGTGTTGGCCCCGGTTGCACGCGGGAACAGTCGCGTTCGCCAATGGATTTCAAATCGCCAAATGACACCTGCCAATCTGCTCAGGGCGTGCGCTGGCAGAAGTGGTCGCCGACCGAGATGGCGGATCGAATGTCGACATCGTCATCCCGTTCTCTCCGGGGAACGCAAGTCCGGGAACACCAGTCGTTCCACGGGCACCTCGTTTTGCTGTTTGCCGCCGGGACTCGATTCGGTGGGTCGCTTTTCGCAGCGTGAAACTGCTTGCTGAAAGAGCGGTTGGCTGATTGCGAAACACCCTCCATTGGTGTGGCGGCGACCGCGGAAAACTTCGTAGGTTCCGCTCAAGCGTCAAGGTTGGCGCGACCGATACCACCGATACCGGCACACCTGAGCTGATTCTGGCTCTCTTTGAGAAAGACAAAAAGGATTTTGTCCGATGCGTTTGTCCTCCAAACCACCGCGAATTTGTTCTTCGACTGCGATCTCGCGATGGACGCGGGTTTTGCCAGCGATGGGCTTGCTCGGGTTGACCACGATCTTCTCCGGGATGGCTCAGGCTGAGATCGCTTGGCGAAAAGATTTGACCACTGCCCAGGCGGAAGCTCAGCAGACCGGCAAAGCTTTGCTGTTGCACTTCACCAGCGACAATTGCGTCTGGTGTGACCGTCTGGAAGCGGGGGCATTCAAAAGTCCTCAAGTCGGTTCGGCGGTGGAGCAGCAGTATGTGCCTGTCAAAATCCACGCTGGCAAATCACCGGAACTGGCCAAGATGTTTGGCGTCACCAAGTTCCCAACGGACGTGATGATCACGCCAACCGGCAAGCCCTTGGGCAGCTCCGTCAGCCCGCAAGATCCAACGCGTTACGTTGCGATGCTGGGGCAAGCGTACAGCAAGATGCCTGCCGCACCCGTCTCACCAGCGGCCCACGCACCGCAAACGATGGTGGCATCCAATGCTCAGCCATCGGCAGCGGCACCAACTCAAGCCACCGTTGCGGTCGCCAGCACGCCACCTCGCACTCAACAGAATCCCCACGTTGCATCCAGCAGCGAGTTGCCATCACCGGGAAGCCAATTTGCCAACGGCACGAACGCTCAATTGGCTGGAGCTCGCACCGATGGCATGTCGCTCGGAATGCCGGCTCTGGCGATGACCAAAACCGAGACCAAAACGCCCGCGTTTGGGACAGAGCAACCCAAGCTTGCCATGGAAGGTTTTTGCTCCGTCACCGTCATCAACGAAGATGAATGGATCGAAGGCAATCCAAAGTTTGGTGTCGTTCACCTGGGCAAACTGTACTTGTTCGCAAGCGAAGCCAAGATGAAGACCTTTTTGGCGGACCCGGCTCCTTACACGCCGGTCCTGAACGAAATCGATGTGGTTCGTTTCTTCGAAGAACGCGTGATCGTTCCTGGCAAACGTCAGTTCGGAATGAAAGACCCCGTGCACCAACGCATGTTCTTCTTTGCTGACGAAGCCGCGATGGATCATTTCTGGAACGAGTACGAACGTTACACCGACGCTGCGATCGAAGTCATGGATCACGCCGTCCGGGATGCCAATCCAGGCTTGAACTGATCACTGCCGGGACGCAAACGCTCGCAATTGAATTCGCCGACGCCTCCTGGGTTTTTACCTGGGAGGCGTTTTGCGTTTCTGAGTGGTGGCTCGAGTGCTGGCTGTTTCGGTCGTAGCGGATTTTCGTGGTGGACCGCTCACGGAAGCTCGGAAGGGGGCACCGATTGCGTTCTCTCTGACGCCTGGTCACGCAACATGGGGTAACCTTTTGGGCGGAACCACGTCGCGGGGGCGAGGCCGCATTGCGAGTACTTTGATGAGATGAACGCATGCCGTCGTGCACCTCGGATGTTTCGGGTTCCAACTCTCTTCCAACCACCAGTTCCAAGCAGACCACGTCGTGGTTCGTCTTTGCGGGAGCGACGTTGTTGGGGGCTTTCTTGGTCTTTCAAGTTCAGCCTGTGATCAGCAAGTGTGTGTTGCCATGGTTCGGTGGCACACCCGCGGTTTGGACAACGTGTTTGTTGTTCTTCCAAGTCTTGTTGTTCGCCGGATATTTATACGCTCACTGTTTGAGACGATTTCTGCCCCCGGCGATGCAAGGCGTCGTGCACTTGGTGCTGTTGTGTGCAGCGGCATGGTCGTTGCCGATCGCACCTTCGGATGCTTGGAAACCCGTCGGAACGGAAGACCCCACGTGGGCCTTGCTGTGGTTGCTGACGGCACACGTTGCGTTGCCGTACTTTGTCCTTTCCAGTACCGGGCCGTTGGTTCAAGCGTGGTTGAGCTACGAGAATCAATCCAGTTCCGTCTATCGGCTGTACGCCCTGTCCAACGCCGGGTCGCTGGTGGCTTTGCTGAGCTATCCCTTTGTCGTCGAGCCGCTGTTGTCGATTGAACAGCAATCCGTCGTCTGGTCGCTGGCATTCTATGCGTTTGTCATCGTGGACGGCTGGTTGGCGATCAGTCTGCTTCGCCGACGGAAAAGTCAGTCGATTGGAACAAGCGAAAACTCGGTCGCGACGGAAGCGGTCTCCGCCAAACTGCGTTTGGCTGATTGGAGTGTCTGGGTCGGGTTGCCTGCCCTTGCTTCGGTGATGTTGTTGGTGGTGACGAGTCACGTTTGCCAAGACATCGCGGTGATGCCATTTTTGTGGGTGTTGCCACTGAGCTTGTATTTGCTGAGTTTCATCATCAGCTTTGATTCTCCGACCTGGTACCGACCCAAGCTGATTTCAGCGTTCACCGGTCTG includes these proteins:
- a CDS encoding vWA domain-containing protein, encoding MSDSSFLQSIKKALPTSSRSHAATEEASAVHPYETGDSTDQWEEESFWDADETVAMVGTMLVHLIVILSLALVQLQNPVDDEAVVMIAPPPDYEETVDLIEEIVVSDQPQVEIGSDALAEFDMAEASAATFAEIANMVSPVDLEPTDLGEIMVNKMFSQPVAPQDRLVDQKGRVGQGTAGASGAVDQITFEVMQAAEERPTLIVWLFDQSGSLTRQRQDIRDRFDRIYEELGMLREQLDSKTAGEDPADASESRVLTSIIGFGEKVQLFTEEPTADLELIKQTVADIPVDNSGTERVFTAIESAAKQYSSLRRNAGTRGPQRNVMFVVVTDERGDDAHLLESSITSCRKWGIPVYVVGVPAPFGREHTLVKYVDPDPEYDQTPQWAQVDQGPETFLPERVQLSFTGDFEQEPVIDSGFGPYGLTRLCYETGGIYFTVHPNRNVSREVRRGEIDAFTADLRAFFDPTAMARYRPDYLSPQDYVKAVKRSPLRQALIAAAQIKNVNGIQRPQTRFVKRDEAGLAQALTTAQQDAAKLEPVLIQLAATLEQGVNDRDKEESLRWMAGFDLAYGRVLAQKVRTETYNAILAKAKRGMPFKDPKNNTWVLKPADEISVGSKWQREAETAREFLERVVAEHEGTPWAMLAEKELEVPIGWMWTETFTDLAPPRRNGGNNGNNNPPPRDDQKRMIKRAPKRPVPKL
- a CDS encoding DUF255 domain-containing protein translates to MRLSSKPPRICSSTAISRWTRVLPAMGLLGLTTIFSGMAQAEIAWRKDLTTAQAEAQQTGKALLLHFTSDNCVWCDRLEAGAFKSPQVGSAVEQQYVPVKIHAGKSPELAKMFGVTKFPTDVMITPTGKPLGSSVSPQDPTRYVAMLGQAYSKMPAAPVSPAAHAPQTMVASNAQPSAAAPTQATVAVASTPPRTQQNPHVASSSELPSPGSQFANGTNAQLAGARTDGMSLGMPALAMTKTETKTPAFGTEQPKLAMEGFCSVTVINEDEWIEGNPKFGVVHLGKLYLFASEAKMKTFLADPAPYTPVLNEIDVVRFFEERVIVPGKRQFGMKDPVHQRMFFFADEAAMDHFWNEYERYTDAAIEVMDHAVRDANPGLN